In Panthera leo isolate Ple1 chromosome F3, P.leo_Ple1_pat1.1, whole genome shotgun sequence, one genomic interval encodes:
- the LOC122211927 gene encoding transmembrane epididymal protein 1-like, whose protein sequence is MGKFIGHIYPGLYLFSYGLYQATVVFKAMIVNDSLLCPSCPPRHKGIWARLWIISYGGLLKIVTGSILTIYVVFCLDDGMVLMNKKYPPRFLYPKEWQHLTMFILFTLNGCVDVMSKNLLPQRCVVLEKGTLVLTFYVLLLLLMSHGQDSTGIELQIHYLLIVVVFLLMLVLTIELWTPDTFHLLLIETFLFLTMGSWLIQGGFILYRPVTGYPWQDDDISDLMFITTFFCWHVMINALCLLGIYGISSFWHHCYCPSLKLMESKEAPHHKGTTGPLYKLLREVEQSEKDDQAPLLSKSSP, encoded by the coding sequence ATGGGAAAATTCATAGGGCATATATACCCAGGGCTGTATCTTTTCTCCTATGGACTGTATCAGGCCACAGTGGTCTTTAAGGCCATGATAGTCAATGactctctcctctgtccttcaTGCCCTCCCAGGCATAAGGGAATATGGGCCAGGCTGTGGATAATATCCTACGGAGGTTTGCTGAAGATAGTGACTGGTTCCATCTTAACAATTTATGTAGTCTTCTGTCTTGATGATGGGATGGTGTTGATGAACAAGAAGTACCCACCAAGATTTCTGTACCCCAAAGAGTGGCAGCACCTCACTATGTTCATCCTCTTCACCCTCAATGGCTGTGTAGATGTCATGAGCAAGAACTTGCTACCTCAGAGGTGTGTGGTCCTAGAGAAAGGTACCCTGGTCCTGACCTTCTATGTGCTCCTGCTGCTGTTGATGTCACACGGCCAGGACTCAACCGGGATAGAGCTTCAGATTCATTATCTGCTCATCGTGGTGGTGTTCCTGTTGATGCTGGTGTTGACCATAGAGCTGTGGACTCCTGACACATTTCACCTCTTGCTGATTGAGACTTTTCTGTTTCTGACGATGGGCTCCTGGCTGATACAGGGGGGCTTTATTCTGTACAGACCAGTCACTGGCTACCCATGGCAGGATGATGACATCAGTGACCTCATGTTTATCACCACCTTCTTCTGTTGGCATGTGATGATCAATGCTTTGTGTCTGCTGGGAATCTATGGAATCTCTTCCTTTTGGCATCATTGTTACTGTCCCAGCTTGAAGCTGATGGAATCCAAAGAAGCTCCACATCACAAGGGCACTACAGGACCCCTCTACAAATTGCTGCGGGAAGTggaacagtcagagaaagatgaccAGGCTCCTCTCCTTTCAAAGAGCTCTCCCTGA
- the LOC122211578 gene encoding transmembrane epididymal protein 1-like — MGTFIGHVYPGLFLISYGLCQAIVVSKAMIFKDSLLDPSCHPRNKTRWAWLWKISYGGLLKMLAGSILIAYEISCIKGGLILMNRELPPRFLYPKEWQHLTMFILFTLNGCVDVMSKNLLPQRCVVLEKGTLVLTFYVLLLLLMSHGQDSTGIELQIHYLLIVVVFLLMLVLTIELWTPDTFHLLLIETFLFLTMGSWLIQGGFILYRPVTGYPWQDDDISDLMFITTFFCWHVMINALCLLGIYGISSFWHHCYCPSLKLMESKEAPHHKGTTGPLYKLLREVEQSEKDDQAPLLSKSSP; from the coding sequence ATGGGAACCTTTATTGGTCATGTGTACCCAGGGCTGTTTCTAATCTCATATGGACTGTGTCAGGCAATAGTAGTCTCCAAAGCTATGATATTCAAAGACTCTCTCCTGGATCCTTCATGCCATCCTAGGAATAAGACAAGATGGGCCTGGCTATGGAAAATATCTTATGGAGGTTTGCTGAAGATGTTGGCTGGCTCCATTTTGATAGCTTATGAGATCAGCTGCATTAAAGGAGGGTTGATACTAATGAACAGAGAACTTCCACCAAGATTTCTGTACCCCAAAGAGTGGCAGCACCTCACTATGTTCATCCTCTTCACCCTCAATGGCTGTGTAGATGTCATGAGCAAGAACTTGCTACCTCAGAGGTGTGTGGTCCTAGAGAAAGGTACCCTGGTCCTGACCTTCTATGTGCTCCTGCTGCTGTTGATGTCACACGGCCAGGACTCAACCGGGATAGAGCTTCAGATTCATTATCTGCTCATCGTGGTGGTGTTCCTGTTGATGCTGGTGTTGACCATAGAGCTGTGGACTCCTGACACATTTCACCTCTTGCTGATTGAGACTTTTCTGTTTCTGACGATGGGCTCCTGGCTGATACAGGGGGGCTTTATTCTGTACAGACCAGTCACTGGCTACCCATGGCAGGATGATGACATCAGTGACCTCATGTTTATCACCACCTTCTTCTGTTGGCATGTGATGATCAATGCTTTGTGTCTGCTGGGAATCTATGGAATCTCTTCCTTTTGGCATCATTGTTACTGTCCCAGCTTGAAGCTGATGGAATCCAAAGAAGCTCCACATCACAAGGGCACTACAGGACCCCTCTACAAATTGCTGCGGGAAGTggaacagtcagagaaagatgaccAGGCTCCTCTCCTTTCAAAGAGCTCTCCCTGA